Proteins from one Streptosporangium becharense genomic window:
- a CDS encoding SRPBCC domain-containing protein: MKLAGSAVLGIDRDRVWSALHDPAVLVRTIPGCERLEETGPDTYRMTVTAGVASIKGVYQGEVSLAEPEAPQRFVLRARGQGAPGTVDATVEVRLSEVEDGTRVDYDAEAVVGGMIGGVGQRMLTSVAKRTAGEFFTAVEKHLVSGDVSGGALPGETPVPAAPVPGTRTPAGAAPGEPVTTTGHAAPGGPEYATLGGPAATVPAAVTGPVATRPAGAAQVFERPAPPPKTGVPPWSLLAAFGMGAGIALGSAVIGWLLGRTRRR; encoded by the coding sequence GTGAAGCTCGCAGGCAGTGCCGTGCTCGGCATCGACAGAGACCGCGTGTGGTCGGCGCTCCACGACCCGGCCGTGCTCGTACGGACGATCCCGGGGTGCGAACGCCTGGAGGAGACGGGCCCCGACACCTACCGGATGACCGTCACCGCCGGGGTCGCCTCGATCAAGGGCGTCTATCAGGGCGAGGTGTCGCTGGCCGAGCCCGAGGCGCCGCAGCGGTTCGTGCTCAGAGCCCGGGGCCAGGGGGCGCCAGGAACCGTGGACGCCACCGTGGAGGTCCGCCTCAGCGAGGTCGAGGACGGCACCCGCGTCGACTACGACGCCGAGGCGGTGGTCGGCGGCATGATCGGCGGCGTCGGGCAGCGCATGCTCACCTCGGTGGCGAAGAGGACGGCGGGTGAGTTCTTCACCGCCGTGGAGAAGCATCTCGTCTCCGGAGACGTCTCCGGCGGGGCCCTCCCCGGTGAGACTCCTGTTCCCGCCGCTCCCGTTCCCGGCACGCGGACACCCGCGGGGGCCGCGCCGGGCGAACCGGTGACTACCACCGGGCACGCGGCGCCGGGCGGGCCGGAGTACGCCACCCTGGGCGGACCGGCGGCCACCGTGCCCGCCGCGGTCACCGGCCCGGTCGCGACCCGGCCGGCCGGGGCCGCGCAGGTCTTCGAACGCCCCGCCCCGCCGCCCAAGACCGGCGTCCCCCCGTGGTCGCTGCTGGCCGCGTTCGGGATGGGCGCCGGGATCGCGCTCGGCAGCGCAGTGATCGGCTGGCTGCTCGGCCGCACCAGAAGACGCTGA